One stretch of Marinobacterium iners DNA includes these proteins:
- the gshB gene encoding glutathione synthase — translation MTIKVGVVMDPIEQITYKKDSSLAMLWAAQRKGWELHYMEQQHLFLRDGKVKGQMAPLKVAMDPDNWFERGEYVIRDLAELDVILMRKDPPFDNEFIYSTHLLAMAESEGTLIVNRTGSLRDFNEKLFSTHFPQCCPPVLVTRRADLLRQFHAEHKNVIFKPLDGMGGSSIFHIREDGTNLGVIIETLTAHGTQTIMAQKYIPEIKDGDKRILMINGEPVPYALARIPMAGETRGNLAAGGRGEGRPLTDRDRWICEQVGPTLKEKGLLFVGLDVIGDYLTEINVTSPTCIRELDQQFDLDIGMQLMDCIDEVLKTR, via the coding sequence ATGACGATTAAAGTCGGCGTGGTGATGGACCCCATCGAGCAGATCACCTACAAAAAGGACAGCTCACTGGCGATGCTCTGGGCCGCGCAACGCAAGGGCTGGGAGCTGCACTACATGGAACAGCAGCACCTGTTCCTGCGTGACGGCAAGGTGAAGGGGCAGATGGCACCGCTGAAGGTGGCCATGGACCCGGACAACTGGTTTGAGCGCGGCGAGTATGTGATACGCGACCTGGCCGAGCTGGACGTGATCCTGATGCGCAAGGACCCGCCGTTCGATAACGAATTCATCTACAGCACCCACCTGTTGGCGATGGCGGAATCCGAGGGCACCCTGATCGTCAACCGTACCGGCAGTTTGCGTGACTTCAATGAAAAGTTGTTTTCCACCCACTTTCCACAATGCTGCCCGCCGGTACTGGTGACACGCCGGGCCGATCTGTTGCGCCAGTTCCACGCTGAGCACAAGAATGTCATCTTCAAGCCGCTGGACGGCATGGGCGGCTCGTCCATCTTCCATATTCGTGAAGACGGCACCAACCTGGGCGTCATCATCGAGACCCTGACCGCCCACGGTACCCAGACCATCATGGCGCAGAAGTACATCCCCGAAATCAAGGACGGCGACAAACGCATCCTGATGATCAACGGTGAGCCTGTACCCTATGCGCTGGCCCGTATTCCCATGGCCGGTGAAACCCGTGGCAACCTGGCCGCCGGCGGTCGTGGCGAAGGCCGCCCACTCACGGATCGCGATCGCTGGATCTGTGAACAGGTCGGCCCAACGCTGAAAGAAAAGGGCCTGCTGTTCGTGGGTCTGGATGTGATCGGCGACTACCTGACCGAAATAAACGTCACCAGCCCTACCTGCATCCGCGAACTGGACCAGCAGTTTGATCTGGATATCGGCATGCAACTGATGGACTGCATTGATGAGGTATTGAAAACACGATGA
- a CDS encoding 16S rRNA (uracil(1498)-N(3))-methyltransferase: MRIPRVYESQPLAPGLCIDLGDTTIQHVIRALRLREGDRICLFNGDGHEYPAVLTQVDKRSAQATLEPALTPTVESTLQIHVGQTLSRGERMDYAVQKATEMGVSRITPLTSERCEVKLKAEREDKRLRHWQQVAISACEQSQRTRVPEIAEVSPLLDWIQTVEADLKLVLHHHTARPLQTMEAPGSVALLIGPEGGLTGAEVDAALAAGFEPVAFGPRVMRTETAPVAACAILQYLWGDLG, translated from the coding sequence ATGCGTATCCCCCGGGTATATGAATCCCAGCCTTTGGCCCCCGGCCTCTGTATCGACCTCGGCGATACCACCATCCAGCACGTCATCCGTGCCCTGCGCCTGCGCGAAGGCGATCGCATCTGCCTGTTCAACGGCGATGGCCATGAATACCCTGCCGTACTCACACAGGTCGACAAGCGCTCGGCACAGGCAACGCTGGAACCGGCACTTACACCGACGGTCGAATCGACATTGCAGATTCATGTCGGGCAAACCCTGTCCCGCGGTGAGCGGATGGATTATGCAGTACAGAAAGCCACCGAGATGGGCGTCAGTCGCATTACACCGCTGACCAGCGAACGCTGCGAGGTCAAGCTCAAGGCCGAACGTGAAGACAAGCGTCTGCGTCACTGGCAGCAGGTAGCTATCAGTGCCTGCGAGCAGAGCCAGCGTACTCGGGTACCCGAGATCGCCGAAGTCAGCCCGCTGCTGGACTGGATTCAAACCGTCGAAGCCGATCTCAAACTGGTACTGCATCACCACACGGCTCGCCCGCTGCAGACGATGGAAGCGCCCGGCTCGGTTGCGCTGCTGATCGGCCCCGAGGGCGGACTGACCGGAGCCGAAGTGGACGCGGCACTGGCCGCCGGCTTCGAACCGGTCGCCTTTGGCCCGCGAGTGATGCGCACCGAAACCGCACCGGTTGCCGCCTGCGCCATTCTGCAGTATCTCTGGGGCGATCTGGGTTAA
- the ruvX gene encoding Holliday junction resolvase RuvX → MSSDTQQVLGFDFGTTRIGLAIGQSLTATATPIEPVRARDGMPDWSQLDAAIAEWQPDALVVGIPLNMDGTISEMARRARKFANRIQDRYQLPCYLCDERLTTAEAKRIHLDAGGGTNFKQESVDGIAARLILEDWFNSPDRIPSHTRLEDLYGIGNTEC, encoded by the coding sequence ATGAGCAGCGACACCCAACAGGTGCTGGGGTTTGACTTCGGCACCACACGCATAGGTCTGGCCATCGGCCAGAGCCTGACCGCCACTGCCACCCCGATTGAGCCAGTGCGGGCTCGCGACGGCATGCCTGACTGGTCACAACTGGATGCTGCCATTGCCGAGTGGCAGCCTGACGCACTGGTAGTGGGCATTCCACTCAACATGGACGGCACCATCTCAGAGATGGCACGCCGCGCACGCAAGTTCGCCAACCGGATTCAGGATCGCTACCAGCTGCCCTGTTATCTCTGTGACGAACGCCTGACCACTGCAGAAGCCAAACGCATTCACCTGGACGCCGGCGGCGGCACCAACTTCAAGCAGGAATCGGTCGACGGTATCGCCGCCCGCCTGATTCTGGAGGACTGGTTCAACAGTCCCGACCGCATTCCCAGCCACACCCGACTGGAGGACCTCTATGGTATCGGGAACACTGAGTGTTGA
- the metK gene encoding methionine adenosyltransferase, whose product MSEYSLFTSESVSEGHPDKIADQISDAVLDAIIAEDKYARVACETMVKTGVAIVSGEISTSAWIDLEDLVRGVICDIGYTSSDVGYDGETCGVINIIGKQSVDIAQGVDRSRPEDQGAGDQGLMFGYASNETDVLMPAPITFSHRLVERQAEARKSGLLPWLRPDAKSQVTCRYENGQPVAIDAVVLSTQHNPDVSQADLQEAVQELIIKHVLPAELLHKGTQYHINPTGKFVIGGPVGDCGLTGRKIIVDTYGGMARHGGGAFSGKDPSKVDRSAAYAGRYVAKNIVAAGLADRIEIQVSYAIGVAEPTSVSINTFGTGKISDDKIIELVREHFDLRPYAITRMLDLLHPMYRQTAAYGHFGRDPFEMTVGNDTFTAFPWEMTDKADALRAAAGL is encoded by the coding sequence ATGAGCGAATATAGCCTGTTCACCTCCGAGTCCGTGTCTGAAGGGCACCCGGACAAAATTGCCGACCAGATTTCCGATGCCGTCCTGGACGCCATCATCGCGGAAGACAAGTATGCCCGTGTTGCCTGTGAAACCATGGTCAAGACCGGTGTGGCGATCGTCTCCGGCGAAATCAGCACTTCGGCCTGGATCGACCTGGAAGATCTGGTACGCGGCGTGATCTGTGATATCGGCTACACCTCTTCTGACGTGGGTTACGATGGCGAAACCTGCGGCGTGATCAACATCATCGGCAAGCAGTCCGTGGATATCGCCCAAGGCGTTGACCGCAGCCGTCCGGAAGATCAGGGTGCCGGTGACCAGGGCCTGATGTTCGGTTACGCCTCCAACGAAACCGACGTGCTGATGCCCGCGCCAATCACTTTCTCTCACCGACTGGTGGAACGTCAGGCCGAAGCACGCAAGTCTGGCCTGCTGCCCTGGCTGCGTCCCGACGCCAAGTCACAGGTGACCTGCCGCTATGAAAACGGCCAGCCGGTGGCGATCGATGCAGTTGTACTGTCTACCCAGCACAACCCGGACGTGTCCCAGGCCGACCTGCAGGAAGCGGTACAGGAGCTGATCATCAAGCACGTACTGCCGGCAGAACTGCTGCACAAGGGCACCCAGTATCACATAAACCCGACCGGCAAGTTCGTCATCGGCGGCCCGGTGGGCGACTGTGGTCTGACCGGCCGCAAGATCATCGTGGACACCTACGGCGGCATGGCCCGTCACGGTGGTGGCGCGTTCTCCGGCAAGGACCCGTCCAAGGTGGACCGTTCCGCTGCCTACGCCGGTCGCTACGTAGCCAAGAATATCGTTGCCGCCGGCCTGGCCGACCGCATCGAGATTCAGGTCTCCTACGCTATCGGCGTGGCTGAGCCGACCTCGGTATCGATCAATACCTTCGGCACCGGCAAAATCAGCGACGACAAGATCATCGAACTGGTGCGCGAGCACTTTGATCTGCGTCCGTACGCGATCACCCGCATGCTCGACCTGCTGCACCCGATGTACCGTCAGACCGCGGCCTACGGCCACTTCGGCCGTGACCCGTTCGAGATGACCGTGGGTAACGACACCTTCACGGCCTTCCCTTGGGAAATGACCGACAAGGCTGACGCTTTGCGTGCGGCGGCTGGTCTGTAA
- a CDS encoding energy transducer TonB — translation MNRDRFGFMLFIATAVHGVLLLALSFSLPEREPPRQTLDVTLAQYPQQDAPDKADFIAQHNQMGSGSNDDATTPATTEMAPLASEKPQEQAAQQAPAPPEPEQPPAPEPEPGNSPEQQESQAQGQKAIVATQSEQKPRASEPKPQQAAAAPPPVNANSTSLLNRALEMASLQTQLDLERESRARKPRVLRLTSASTQAHSYASYLDNWRRRVETVGNLNYPEQARNQGLQGKLRLLVALRPDGSVENIEILQSSGHRALDEGAIRIVQLASPFQSFPIELRKEVDRLEIIRTWKFEKQTRVY, via the coding sequence ATGAACAGAGATCGCTTCGGCTTCATGCTGTTCATTGCCACGGCAGTACACGGTGTGCTCCTGCTTGCCTTGAGCTTCTCACTCCCTGAACGAGAACCTCCGCGCCAGACACTGGATGTCACCCTGGCGCAGTATCCGCAGCAGGACGCACCGGACAAGGCCGACTTCATTGCCCAACATAACCAAATGGGCAGCGGGAGCAATGATGACGCTACCACGCCGGCTACCACTGAAATGGCGCCACTGGCCAGTGAAAAACCTCAGGAGCAGGCCGCTCAGCAGGCACCCGCACCGCCAGAACCTGAGCAACCCCCGGCACCGGAACCCGAGCCGGGCAACAGCCCCGAACAACAGGAGAGCCAGGCACAGGGCCAGAAGGCTATTGTCGCTACTCAGAGCGAGCAAAAGCCCCGCGCCAGCGAGCCGAAGCCACAACAGGCCGCGGCTGCTCCTCCACCGGTCAACGCCAACTCCACTTCATTGCTAAACCGGGCTTTGGAAATGGCCAGTCTGCAGACGCAACTGGATCTGGAGCGTGAATCGCGTGCCAGAAAGCCTCGTGTCCTGCGCCTGACATCAGCCTCTACCCAGGCACATTCCTATGCCAGCTATCTGGATAACTGGCGTCGCCGAGTCGAGACCGTGGGCAACCTGAACTACCCGGAGCAGGCCCGCAATCAGGGGCTGCAGGGCAAACTGCGACTGCTGGTGGCACTGCGCCCTGACGGCAGTGTCGAAAACATCGAAATTCTGCAGTCCTCCGGCCACCGAGCACTTGATGAGGGTGCCATTCGCATCGTACAGCTGGCCTCCCCGTTCCAGAGTTTTCCCATTGAGCTGCGTAAGGAAGTGGATCGACTTGAAATCATTCGTACCTGGAAATTTGAGAAACAGACACGGGTGTACTAA
- the pyrR gene encoding bifunctional pyr operon transcriptional regulator/uracil phosphoribosyltransferase PyrR, translating to MVSGTLSVDALLDKMASETRALITRRDLKDPLMIGIRTGGVWLAERLHRQLELTSPLGVLDISFYRDDFTQVGINPKVQPSQLPCATEGRDILLVDDVIMSGRTIRAALNELFDYGRPASVSLITLLDLQRRELPIQADVIGGTLALGPDQLVKLNGPEPLTLTIRQRD from the coding sequence ATGGTATCGGGAACACTGAGTGTTGATGCACTGCTCGACAAGATGGCGAGCGAAACCCGCGCCCTGATCACCCGTCGCGATCTCAAGGACCCGCTGATGATCGGCATCCGTACCGGCGGTGTCTGGCTGGCAGAGCGCCTGCACCGACAGCTGGAACTGACCAGTCCGCTGGGCGTACTGGATATCAGCTTCTACCGTGACGATTTCACTCAGGTAGGCATCAACCCGAAAGTACAGCCCAGCCAACTGCCCTGCGCCACCGAAGGCCGGGACATTCTGCTGGTGGACGATGTCATCATGAGCGGTCGTACCATTCGCGCCGCCTTGAACGAACTGTTTGACTATGGCCGTCCCGCTTCCGTCAGCCTGATTACCCTGCTGGATCTGCAGCGCCGTGAGCTGCCGATTCAGGCCGATGTGATCGGCGGCACTCTGGCACTGGGACCGGACCAGCTGGTCAAGCTGAACGGCCCGGAACCCCTTACCCTGACCATCCGTCAGCGTGACTGA
- a CDS encoding YqgE/AlgH family protein → MSHTLTSLRDHFLISMPHLHDETFTQTVVYICDHSEYGAMGIVVNRPSGIRLCDLLSHLELEDNTGLWSERPVFNGGPVRDDRGFVLHRTEPQQQWLSSHPINDEISLTTSLDILEAIARNEGPDTFLVALGYAGWGPEQLEQEMCDNLWLSCPANSDILFHLPLEDRLQAAAATLGINLNLLPAHAGHA, encoded by the coding sequence ATGTCCCACACACTTACCTCACTTCGTGATCATTTCCTGATCTCCATGCCGCATCTGCATGATGAGACCTTCACCCAAACCGTTGTCTACATCTGCGACCACAGCGAGTACGGCGCCATGGGGATTGTCGTCAACCGTCCCAGCGGTATTCGCCTGTGTGACCTACTGTCACACCTGGAGCTAGAAGACAACACCGGACTCTGGTCCGAACGCCCGGTGTTCAATGGCGGTCCTGTACGGGATGATCGCGGCTTTGTACTGCACCGCACCGAACCGCAGCAGCAGTGGCTATCCAGCCATCCCATCAATGACGAAATCAGTCTGACCACTTCACTTGATATTCTGGAGGCGATCGCACGCAACGAGGGCCCTGATACTTTTCTGGTAGCCTTGGGCTACGCAGGCTGGGGGCCAGAGCAACTGGAGCAGGAAATGTGCGACAACCTCTGGTTAAGCTGTCCGGCAAATTCAGATATACTTTTCCATCTGCCGCTGGAAGACCGCCTGCAGGCGGCTGCCGCGACTCTGGGTATCAACCTGAACCTGTTGCCGGCCCATGCCGGACACGCCTGA